In Flavobacterium hankyongi, the genomic window GAAGTGGAAATATTCATTTATATTTTCCTAAAAATAAATTCATCGCCAAAACTATCTATAAAAAAGCATATGCGATTATTGGTGTTTCTAGAGAAATTGAGACTGAAATTAAGTCAGTATTTCATTATATGAATGTAAAAACTATCTATAATCCAATTCATGAACAAATTTTAATGCGACAGTCTTTGGCGCTTGATATTTTGGGGAATTTTATTTTGGCTTATGGCAGAATTGATGACGAAGTTAAAAATTATACATTGTTAATTAATGCTTATGCTAAATCTAATCTACCTAAAATGAGCATTCAACTATTTATCATAGGAGAAGGACAAGATTTAGAGATGTTAAAAGAAAAAGTTTCTCAACTTAATTTATCAGATAAAATTCTTTTCAAAGGAAAACTTGTTAACCCATTTCCGTATGTGAAAAAGGCAATATTTACCACATTAACAAGTAAATATGAAGGATTTCCTAGAGTTATTATAGAATCATTGGCATTAGAGACTCCTGTTGTAACTGTTAATTGTAAATCGGGTCCAGCGGAAATTGTTATCAATGGAGTAAATGGATTATTAGTTGAAAATAATAATCCAGATATTTTAGCTCAAGCAATGAACAGGATGATTGAGGATAAAATTCTTTATGAAAATTGTAAAATGAATGCTAAAGAAAGTATAAAGCATTTATCTTTGGATAATGTGAGTAAAGATTGGCAAAAAATCATTGAAGGATAAATGACAACAATAGAAGATTGTAAATTAATAGAAATACCAAGAATTCAAGACAGAAGAGGAAACCTTT contains:
- a CDS encoding glycosyltransferase → MPIKKTKKKVLLVTTSLANGGAERSTALLSILLTQLGYEVHITTVLNKIEFEYEGQLLNLGLLKEKNNTVLGRINRFFVFRKYIKKHEFDYIIDNRTRTKTVLEFIISNFVYNLSLPIYMVRSGNIHLYFPKNKFIAKTIYKKAYAIIGVSREIETEIKSVFHYMNVKTIYNPIHEQILMRQSLALDILGNFILAYGRIDDEVKNYTLLINAYAKSNLPKMSIQLFIIGEGQDLEMLKEKVSQLNLSDKILFKGKLVNPFPYVKKAIFTTLTSKYEGFPRVIIESLALETPVVTVNCKSGPAEIVINGVNGLLVENNNPDILAQAMNRMIEDKILYENCKMNAKESIKHLSLDNVSKDWQKIIEG